A region of the Hirundo rustica isolate bHirRus1 chromosome 5, bHirRus1.pri.v3, whole genome shotgun sequence genome:
GACATTTTATTTCTAAGCTGCTACGTTGCTCTAAAGTGTAGGTACTTAAATTTGCTATAGAAGTGCTCATCACTCCTAAAAGATCGTCTGGATAAGGAGTGGACAGTAGATGAAGCAAGCCTCTTGTAGCATCTGCTTAGGGTTTTCAACAAGTTTAGAgctgaggaaaaggcagaacTAGCACATTCGAAGGATGGCTACTCCTGGTCCATAGGGGAGTCCCATTCTAGGTTGAACTGTATCCAGCATACTAAAATCCATTCTGGTTGCCTATCAGTGTACCAGACACATTTCAAATTCAACTTCTTCTATCCTTTCAACCATTAACACACTCATTCACACTCTTAATCTCTGTGCAAACCTTTCTCTGCTTATCTCAGTGAGAACACATTGAAGAGTACCAACTATTCCAGTGGATACACCAGTCCCTCAATGCACTACAAATAAAATGACATGAGTATGTACATAAAGCTAAGTATTTCACATGGGAATGATGAGCCTTCACCATATTTCAtaatatattttgcatttaaagaaatttgCTTCTCAGAAGCAATTCAAACCATctaacagtaattttttttaatttttattttcttgcacaGTTCTCCTAAGTATTCCAGTCGAGGCCTACGTTATAGACCTTGCACAGACAGGAAGCAGCTTTAAAGTGTATGGTATGGCCACAGTCCTATAGTAATGCTCACAGTCGAGTTGTCGCGTTGTCATCCCTTCATGACACGACTTGCAGGTGGAACACAGCGCAAGTCTCAGTTTTGGGTACTGTCTGTGTTGCTGAGGTGGGGAGCACATGGCTGTTCCTCTTCAGTAGTCACCTGGATTTTACTTCCTTGCTCTCAGGATTCTGCTGACTGAAAGAGTCTCGTATCTTAACAACTTCTGATGCACACAAGTGTCCGAAAGACTTGGTGTACCAGTCTGGCATGTGGCCCCTGCGTGTGGAGGAAAAAGGAATCATGAGGAAGGTACCAGAGACTTTGTACATATTTTCTTAGTCACAAACAGATCTATATCTAGTTGGTTAAATGCCTGACTAGGAAATCTCCTTAGTACTGCTTACTGCAGAGCTCAACCCTACTAATACATAGATTTGCTTAAAAACAAGTTTGCTGCAGTAAGGAAAAGTTACGGAAAGTTTTGTGACAACCTGGTCCTCTTTACTAGCTTAGTACTAAATTAACATGTCCTTGCATCCACTATGACTGTCAGAGGAAAGGGTGGGGTTGTATACCAATAGTGACTGTGGAGCACATACTGGAGGCCTCTAACGCAACAAACTACCCCTGCTGCACTGAAGCCAGCTTTCTGCGACATCTCAGAGACCTGTGTGCTTGCCTTTGGGAAGGATGTACTGCTGGCCAAGCTAACATCTGTTGAATCATCCAAGTTTTCCACCGACCACACTGAAacaatacaagaaaaaatacCACCTCCAAAGGACAAAATGGCATTTCCTACCTTAAATCAATTCTGCACATGTAGGTAAGTTTCGATTTTCCTGACCCGCAGGGCTCAATCAGGTACCTCGACAGGAGCACATTGACCCTAACACCTGCCACAGGAGCCCGGTCATGGTCCACTGAGGTTGCTAGAAGCACACAGGCTCCTTTGGGGAAGTTTGTCCTCCATGTtctaagaaaaaagaagaaaaccaaaaatcttTTATTTGACAAACAGTAATTCAAACATCTAATAAGAATTCAGATTAGGCCCAAATAGATATTTACCAATATAGCTGATATAAACATCATTGCATATGAATGTTTTACCTTAAGACTACGAAGTCCCTGGCTGGGTGAGGTGCCATGCTGTTCTGGACATACTGGTATATATCTGTCTGGCTATCCAAAGGCTCAATTACTTTTGACTCTATAAGATCTTCATCCCAAAGATGCTGCTCCTTAAGTAAACGATTTAAAACATCCTCTGGTGTAGCTGAGATTTCAATGGTAGTCTTCCATAATCGGAGGGGGGGACCTTCACATACCTAGGGAAAATGAGCAGAGTccttaattttcctcttttacacTTTCTTTTTCAAGCTTAATTTTTAAGAATCTTATTGAAACCCTTCTCCATCTGCTAGTTCTGAGCTGTAAAAGATCAGAGATGAGAAATTTCTTTCCTACTGCCTGCTTGTGACTCAGCTTGTTAAGGCTTTGCATGTGTGAGTGAAGGCATGTAAACTCAAAGCAGTGAACATTCCTGGGCTGGATAAACAGAAGAACACAGATCAGTGTATGTTAGCAAACTACTGCTGAAAGACATGCTGTTTTTATATGCTGTGCAACTGCATCAAAagatcaagatttttttcctaatatctatcTGCAAAGTAAAGAGGTGTACTGAACCTTCTGTAATATCCTATGACACAAGTGAGCTAAAACCCAGAGCTGACCTGTGAGCGACAGGGTGCATTACCTTCTTGTATGCCAGCTCTGCTTGCTCTGATGTGGAGCAGCTGACCCAGCCTTTAAACTTCTCCTTCATCTCCTTGAGCAAGTCATCCACGCAGTCCTGGAGGTAGCAGTGGTAGTCGGAGGGCTCcgtgttgctgctgctgccccggagctcctccaggctgagggGACGCAGGTCCTGCTCCGTGTACGAGTTCCGACCCCTGCTCATTTCTTCCGGTATCTGAGGGGTGACAAGGGTGAAATCAGCCTCTTGCAGCACTATCCCCAGATTACTGCATTAGTCTAGCAGCTCAAGAGCCGCAGGGACATGTGTAATTTAGTTTTGTAAGTGATGGGACATGTGTGTGTCAGGTTAAGCATTCAATATGAAGAAATGCCAAAATTAAGCTTGTGACTTTGACTTAACTCAAATTAGTCTCTCTTTTATGGGGTGTCTCATTTTATTCTGTGGAATATCCCCCTTTCCTACACAACTAGATTCATTCCCACAGTTCAGTTTATTCTGCAAACTGAAGGAAGAAGGGAACAGTGTCAGCTGCGAGAAAAGAGACAGGCACGTCTTCAGTTGAGGGCTCTGAAAAGATCTGATGACAGTGAGGAAAACCAGGACTTGACTTGTCTGGTTCTCCATTGCAGACCCTAGAGGGAGCATGCTTTAGCTCCTGCAGATCCTTCAACCTATGGTATGACAGTGTTACGTTCCAGGATGCTTTTGTGGCCTGTCTTGCTAACTCTCGGACATTTAAGTATAAAATGAGCCCTGGAATTCCTGGAAATAGCTTCTTGCTTTGTAATTAGAGCTGAAGTTCACAGACCCTCATGGCTGcacaataaaaattttaaaatgtattccaAATGCAGCCTGGATGCAACAAAAATGTGCCAAACCCCACAAACTGCCTCCTGACTTGAGAGCACCAGTGCCAAGAGAACAACTCTCTTCTCTGCTGGCACCACTTCTAATTCATGTATGCACAGAGATCAGCATgcaaaggtttttaaaaagctatttatcaTGTGTtaaacttcattaaaataaagagaCATTACTAGCTTTTCACTATACAGAAGATCTAAGACATCCTAATCAATATTCCACCCATGAGTTTTGCTAACAAGTGTTTTACCTGAAAGAGTTTCTTGCATTCAGCAATCATATGAGCTAGCCCTTGGGTTGCAGCCAGATTTTCATTTAGGTCCTTTTGATCTGGTTTGCCCAGGCTTGGTTTCCTTTGCATCACCCTTCACAGGGGAAAAGagcacacacatacaaaaatcCAGTTATTTGTTGCAGAGCAAGAGACATGTTtgggaagaaaacagcaggatTCCCAAATCTGCTGGTGATTTAGAGCAGTGCTGCCTGGTACCAAATACTGGCATGGCGTTGCCAACTTCTCTTGCCACTCTTTCTAAGTCTTTCTTTGGAAACCCCTCTCCCcacccacattttttttttccttctcatgagcttgtttatattttaacaaATCTCCAACAAAAAGTAAGATCCCATAACTGCTCTACAGCTGGTGCTCTCTGAGGTGATCACAGCTGGCAGGATCAATCCCAGACCATGCCTGTTGCACATGGCTGCCAGCTGGGCTACGGAACCAGCAGCAGTGAGCCCTGCTCCCAAAAACCTACCTTGGGGAAGAATTCTCTCTTTTGAGAGTGTTCAGGTGGAAGAGGGAAGGTGCTAAACAGACGGCCAGGTTTGTTGGTGTCATCTGGTTTTCCTTCACTGCAGCTGTGACATCACTCAGGAAATAGAGAAGAATCTGGAGGACCTCCCTGTTCTCATCAGGTAAAAGCATAATGGCAGCCTTGATAGCCTGGAGACGCTGATCCTTTGGCACATCTGCATAATATTAGTAATTCTCTCATCAGCCCATTGATTTTCCACACACACAGCATGAATATATCCCAAAGCAAACTCCAGCTTCAAATATTTGACTCAAGTTTGAAGTGATTTCCTTCAGGATGCATACCATTTGTAGGAAacatgaaggaattttttttaacccaCTCGTTTAACTACCCTCAGCTATTTCCTGCCTCACAAGAAATGCAAGCAAGAAGCTGTGCCTAGGCCAGAGTTAATTTTAGATTTAGCTTCAACAGCTACATGCTCCCGCAGATGCACTAAAAGGACAGAAGCCTGGATTCAGGCAGGGAACAAGCAAACATAGTCCAGCCAGTTTAGAAGTTCTTTGGCttgcaaagaaatttaaaacacGAATGCATTTTAGAATAggtaaattaattaaataaattagctagCAAACCTTTTCAGTAGTGATGTCATAAAACATCCAGAAAGTGCTTTACTGGACAGAGAGGGTTACTTTATTGAGCAGATCATTCAAAGTCATGCGGTGGAAAAAGAAAGTCAACGCTGTGAAGCCCCATACCATTAAACAGCTCCTTGGTTACCAACAACAAACAGCCATTGGAAAAATTTGATGTGTCTTTATATAAAGCCTACTCCTCCaaacttgaaaggaaaaaaaaaaatgaaacaaccCAGACCAGATCTGCTTCTTATAAAGGGATTTCCAATAAGCCACCTCTGAAGACAACATCAGAGTCTGAGTCCTGGAGCACTTATTTCATCATTAGCAGCCTACCACCCTCACTGCATGTCTCGTAATACACACTGTGCTACCCAGATACTTATTGGTATTTGCTTTGGGCTTCAGCAACTTTGTAAGGCTAGCAGGTGAGTTTAGAAAgcagttttaaggaaaaaatccacTGTTTTCCATGCTCTCCTCTCACTCAGCTCAAAGCACATTTAAGCCACATGCATTGCATTGTGAAGCCTGGTGCATAGCACCAAAGCAAAGGGAAATTTTGCCCTTTGCAGGGAATCAAAATTTACAGCTGTTTTAAGGCTCTTTGCTTTACACAGAGATAATACTTCCCAACCACCTCTGGGAATTCCTCAGACCCACTGCCtgcaaaaggaaaggaacagaaacTCCTGCAATGCCCtgtcaagcttttttttttgattttaaacccacagagctgctgtttagTATGCATGGAAGTGGAGAGTCTGAATAATTTTCTCCATAAACCGGCTTGGAAATCCAAACACACGCACAAAAAAATGCTTGCACTGAAAAAATGATCTGtatggtattttaaaacatcatctCCACCTATGGCACTCTGAAAGAAATTCCTGTAActtttttgtaattatttcttttcacaaGCATTGATAAACTCCATTTTTTAAACATGGTTTACTCTGAACACTTTATGGTACTTATCCGTAAAGTAGCTACAAGTCAGTAACAGAAAAGCTTGCCACTTAGAAGTTGCATTTAAATAGCTGAGGCAAAGGATAGCAGAAAATGaattataagaaaataaaatttttggtAGCCTTGCCAATCCTCTCAAAAGCCCCAAATTCTGTTCATATAGTGATTGTTCTGCTTGTCTACTTAGCCACATTAGATGTGGCTTATTTCCATAATAACAAGTATGcccaaagaagagaagaaaatttagagACAAGTTATGAAGGATTTATATTTGTTCCTGAACTAGAGAGAAAGGTGAAATTAAAAGAACCTTTACTATAAATTGTTATAAAActacaatacaaaaaaaaatccattcccCAGAGGCAGCCTGAACTGTAGCAGTCACTGGAAAAAGGCAAAGACCAACATAAGAAACACGTGTAGCGCCCAGAACAGCAGTGTTACAAAATTCCACCCTTGCTACACAAATGACCATTTGTTACGGGCTGCAGAATCTCAGTACTTACACTGGTATATCTGTAAGAAGGTCTCGGAGAGTTTGTTCGTCATGAGAGGCTCAGGGAGATCACGGAAGAATTGCTTTAACATGTCTGCTACATCATAGGCAGACTGGCCTTCGTAGTTGACACTGTCTGTGGAATTCTCATTCATTTGACGCAAAGCCTGAATTCTTGATTTGACTCCAGATTTCCTAAACAGTCCAACCTAAACATAcgtataaaaataaatacatttatattgAGTCTAGAAAATCTGAAATGTAAGCATTCTCTTTAGCATCTTAAGCACGGGCTCTACTTTTGTGGAAAGCTTTCCACGTGCTAATTACCtattttttcctggtttgaGTCTACTTTTTTCGGTCAGACCCAGGAACAGTAAAAGCCAGTGGAAAGCTGGGCTTTGGGTGGTGCATGCATGTGGAGTAAGAGAATAACAAAACACACCTGATCCAGACAGTGGTTGCGGAGGTACCGCATGGCTTGCTGAATGCTCTGGGGGAGAGGCTGCCCCGTGCGCTGCACATTCACTTGCAGTGGTACTCCAAAGACATTTCGGTCTTTATAATCTGGCACCTTTATTCTTTTCATAAATTTTGGTACTGCCCTATTTAAGCAAAGGGAATGACACATTAGATTAAACCTCTGCTGATTTTTTATCTTCTGTATTTCCAGTAACTTGGAAAGTAAATGAAAGTAAGTGAAACACTTTTAGTAGCATGAATAATAGTGACAGTATAAGTTAGTTAATCCACTCAGGACTGGAAAGggtgagaggaaagaaaacaagaggttCTCTAAGAGAAAGGCTTGACATTTGGGGCAGTATGCTACCTCGAAGTATTAATGTGGTGCTACTCCATCAATATTAGGAGGATGAAAGCTACAGGGTAAAACTGCAGGGGCCAGATTGAATTGCAAAAGAGTCAAAATAAATCTTGCGGTCAGTGACCCCTTATAACACTGCTTCTTTAGGTTTCAGGAAAGATGGGCATTTGAACAATGAGCTTTTGTATGTCAACTACTTGTTCTGCAAAGCCCTCAAACTGGGTCCACCACCCACCAGTGTGCAGAACAGCAGGAAACTGATGTAATACATTTGAGTTTGTCAGCTAAAAACTTCAGCTCTATAAACAACCCTTTTGAGGGACCCCCCTCCTTGTCGGCCAGTGACTTTTGTTACCCCCACCTCCCACTCCAGTTTCATTGAGAGGCCTTTCCATCTGCTTATGACTCCAAGGAAAAAGTTACTAAACACAAAGGAATGATTtacccctgtgtcccccagagTATTGGttttataaagggaaaaaaaaaggcactaaaatgtgaaaatattgaAGTCATTTTCCTAAACAGGGAGGAAAGCTAATGTCCAGTGTAACAACTAAAAGGACACAGTAGCACTGAAAACAGAGAGACATTTAACATTTTGACATACGGTACAGCTATACAAACAGTGCATTGGATTTACAGCTGACTAATCAGTTAcacagtaaaacagaaccaattTGTACTGCCATATAGTTAAGTTTAGGGAGTTATTGATACATGTATGAATAAGACTTGCTTTGTGAAAAAACATGCCAATGGAATGTGAAAAAACACATTGCGATCTCCACTGAGAATCTGAAGCATGCAGGGATAACTGGTCAATacttatttctgtctttcagaaCAAACAACTTCTGTATTTAGAAAGACTGACATAATAACAGCCTTTGAACAGGAGGTACTTTGATGCCGAAGCTAAATACTCTCTATGAttcctggggaagggaggaggctgGCCTGTGGTAGGGacaagaaaaattttatttgcgTCCTTTGCATCCTGAAGGTTACACAGGCTGTACTGCAGatacaataataaaataactttctatttcattcttctaacaaaaaaatattcaacTGGTTTACAAACACCTGGTCACAGCAGAAACTGCTGCCTACAAAAAATTCCATGGTTCTCCCaacctttcttcttctctccatcTCCTTTGCAAGCTAACTGATTTATAGTGccttaaaaagggaaaataaaattttggcAAGTGAGATACTAGAACGAAgagaaaattacattatttaatTACGTAATTATGTAAAGGaaataatgcaaatatttaagaataactgaagaaaaacaagccTATTAAGACTGGCTGCAATTTGTGCCACTGCTTGTTAATTGCCTCAATAAACAAGTGGTCCTTCTTTTGCTATAGATACTGAGCatctttctcttcagaaatCTGGTCTGTATTTCATTGCTTTAGTTCCCTCATATATCCCCATAAACACACCTCTGAAGCCTAATAGGATTACACTTACATAAAGGGTTAGTGATTTTAGCCCTGTCTTAGGAAACCACAAATCACTGTCAGCACAAGCTGGAGGAAGAAGTGCAAATATGGAGAAGAGGGATTGGATGGATGCATTGCATCTTTCCAAACATTGCCTGGGACAAGCACAACTGTCATGCTCACATAGCTGGGCTCTCTATACACAGTGCTGTGTCCTTACCAGCTGAAACCATGCTTGTTGGAAGGTGTGTACTTCTCCAGGAGAGCAGTCAGCTTCAGGAGAGAGTACTTTTGCAGCAGGTTCATCTGTGCCACAGACTGGCAGTTGATCTGCAGTGATGCCGAGCTGAGGCTGGGCCGGTGGGAACTCTGGAAGCTGTGCCACCTTAGCTTGTGCCTGTGGAGAAGATGGGAGACAGAGAGGGCAGATTACTGAAATGTCTCTGCAAGACACGTGCAGGAATTACTGCAAATGTACTGCTGAgatccctgcccttggcagctgcattcttctgagctttcacAGGCATCAGCCAGCAGCGTTTCTGCCTCACCTGGTGTGATGCAGCATGGGCAGGTGCTTCATGTTGGAATGTGCACTCTGAGCTGACACACAGCTCAGTGCTAGCTACGCAACCTTGCCCTTTCAGATATCCTCCAAGGGCTCCAATGCCCCTCTCCCAAAGTCCTTTCAGTATTATGGCAGTGGGAATCAAAAATCTCCATTAAGGATAAATGGCATGAATTTATAAGACATATCAAATAGGAACTCTGCGCTTCTAAAAGTCCCATTAAGTTTACACAAGCAGCTGTAGATGACTAAATGATTTGCaccatttttaaaggaaaactggAAAGAGCTAGAAAGAATTAAAATCCTTGCTCTACTCACAATACAAAATACAGTCATGGTAAAACTCCCAGCAGAATCTGGAGGCCAGTGTTAACTCCCCCAGTCTCCCACTGTGCTACAGTGATCAAGACAAAGTCATCAAGCCTCATTTTCCCCACAGATTTAGTACCCTAGCATGCTATTAGAAACAGCCTGCTACTGAAAAATACGAATTTTTGAAACAGTCTAAAAGTCAAAGCTTTTACTACACACTGACATAAACCAGAACGTACTTATTCTTGTTTCTCCTAGCCACCTTAAAAAGTGATTAATCCTACTTGATGGCCCTTGCCTCCCATGCACCAATATCAGTTTGAAGAATTATTGTTCCCCAAAACTGCATTAACTTTGCTTTTTCAGTGACAACTCAGGCTGAACATACAAACATACAGCTATGTATTGTAGGAACCACAAAGTCTTGCCCAAATACTTCTCTTGCCCATAATGGTTTTGGGAAGCAACGGAACAGCACATGTGTGCTTAAATGGCCACAGCTTCTACTGCACCTTAACTAAGTGTGGTGCAGCTACTACAGAGCTGCTTGGGCTGGAGGGGACATCCCCAGGCCACCCCAAGTCCTAATGCTCATGATCTCACCTGCTGGAACGTGTCAGCGATGCACCAACCCCAGAGTCTCTCCTGTCCTGAATCCCCGTGGGCTCTTCCGTTTCATTCAGCGAATTCCCTGTACTGTCAAGGTCACTTGGTGTTCTTCGATCATTATCTACATCAAGGTGAATCTGCTTTGGAGAGGAAGGACATGGGGAGATGGAGTCGAGTGCTGAGTCAGAGTCCCCTTCATCTGAGAACTTCTCTGACCACTGGTTCACTATTCTCTGCATCCCTTTGACATGGTATAGGATGTCGTCTAGTTCTGGGAATATGTCTTCATTTTCTAGGTCAGCCAGGTCACTTGTACTGGAATACAGGATTGAACCTGGCACATTGTCATAAATACTCAGGCGGCTGCTCATTGAACTGGAGGAGTTGCGCCTTTTTCCCATGCctttggagctgtcaccactgTTCTCCCTCTGGAGGGTGAGGTGGCCGTGTCCATGGAAACTCCCTGTCCTCCAGTTCACGGAGGTGTTGCTTTCTGTAGGGGAGAAGTTGCCATTGGAGAGTGCTTTGGGAAAAGTGCCGGGCTTATGATCCTCGGGGATAAAAAACACTGTGTCTTCTGCAAAACTGCCCCGGTTCTTGAAGTTCTGCTCCATCACATCGCTGAACGTTGACTGATTGAAGGGGTCAAAGCCTTCCAGATACATGCCCACCCTTTTATTGTAGGCACTGAGGCTGCGTGTTCGTGTGACAGGACTGGGCGTGCTGACAGCACTGCTTGTCTCAGACTgactactgctgctgctggtctgGGTGGAATTGGAGACGCTCCTCTTTCGTACCATAGGGAAGTTGATGTGATTGCCGTTGAGGGTGGAAATCTCCACACAGTTAAGTTGTTTCAGTTTATCTTCATCCATGCCCTCCTGCAGGATTGGCCCGCTAATAATGAGGCCAAGCTTTGAAGGAGCTTTGCTCTTGCCATGGTGAGAACTCTTGATTTTAAGACTCTCCATTCTCTTGAGCAGGCTCTTTGTTTTGGACTTGGCGTTCTTCTCATTGGCTTTTGTGTTGAAGCTGAAGCTATTCAGCTCCCTGGGCGAGGGCAGGCTGCTGAATGAGTCATCGTTGGCTACAAAATTGCTCGATGAGCAAACACTCACTACCGAGTTTGTCCTGGTGGTAGATGCCTCACTCTGCAGCGTTGGTTGgtggctgctggtgctgctgatgCTCAGAATAGAAGCCACCTCCTGGCGTTCGCTGAGGTCTGTGAGCACACTCTCCCGGCTTGCTGCGTTCGTCAGGTGAGGAGCTTCTGGGGACGGGATGTTCAAGTCCGGTTTTGGAGGGAAGACATCAAACTCTTCAAGCCGAGACCACCTCTTGCTGTCCCTCTGAAAAGTCCATTTGCCACTTATTGCACAAGGTTCATCTTCATCTGAATCTTCACTCTGCAAAGAAGAACCCTTAAAGTATTGCCTGCAAGCAGCTCAAATAGCAAAGGCGGTTCCATTTAAATACAATGTCCACTAAACTGCTTTAAGGAAAACCTTGTTCTCACTGAATTTAAAGTGAAAACAGTCCTTTACTTCAGGGAGAGGAAGATTAGGCCATAAAGCCTGTCACATGCAAAGATAACATGGTACAGGCAAtatattttaactgtttttaaatacaaaagatATACCGttcataaaaagaaacaaacaataCAATCTGCTTTGAATTGCTCTATTTTAAAAACCCTAGTATCCATAGACTTTTAATTAATTGGTCACAGTGGATAGCCCTCACATCAATGGAAATTCCTGGCATGCATAACATTTTAAACTGGAGTCAGTCAGGGGTTGGGGTCCCTCTGGACTCCATCCAAAGCTACACTTTGTTGATAGTGGCTATATGTTTATACTCCCCTTTGCAATTACGAGATGTTTCTCATACATTCTGAGTTTTAGTGGCTTAATTTCTTACCCATTTGGGAACCCTGAACACTGTGACTAATGAGACAGCAAAAGAAGCTCTTGCACTGCTAGAGTGTGATGGCTCCAGGCTCTTACCTGGTCCACTCTTACTCCCACAGGCTAGCAGCTAACATTTTAAGAATGTTCTGTGAATTCGCTACTTCAGTCTAGCTTCAGGCAGACTTTAACACTTGTAGATAGCGAGCAGCAAGAGCTCACTGACAGTGTAGCACGTAGAGTAAATTGTAAATAACATGTTTGATGTATGAGTAATGCTTAGAGTACAATTACACATACATCAATTACGCCTACAATCTTTTCATCTAAATACTGAAAGGGAATGATCCCAACATATTTGGTCTTCTAAATCCATGGAAAATTTCACATTATAATATATGGAGGAATAAAACCaatgaagatattttaataTGACACCATGAAACCACAAAATCATCTTTGGTGTTTAGAGTAAGAAACACTAATTGCCACCCAGCTCCATGAATTTCACttcatttgtttcatttgctttaatttaaaaccaaagaCATATGCATGCCCCAAACTGTAACTATTTGTGTGCTAAGAATACAAACATTTATTCTTTGAAAAACAAGTAAATTATTCATATTTCAAGTAGTTTATGTATGCATACTTCAGATCTTGATCATCTcctagttttcctt
Encoded here:
- the DLC1 gene encoding rho GTPase-activating protein 7 isoform X1 — encoded protein: MSLAIRKKSWEEHVTQWMGLALEPVEYNTACHHGLVADNLQTSMEKDEVLSVGRKEKSASFPECCYGGEVTGFPENQLGNVSKEVDENDNHEDEEHFLEASTETLVHVSDDDDDYSALNLDSVNYHIAAAGNEPKDEGHSLNGAGSLTQMVPITECNKAAESSGISGEISEEPGCDIVPKEERKEEDVCGSIGQSLELCNDEVLNEVVDVEKENCINSPNVKEVIMPGKQLLHTAVIAQQRRKSDAFKDGLGKSECNVVDGGISSESYTSSDGQLCLAVQPSNGLMQSSPCSCIPAVENGLDGSGFTESQVAPENKCLSNVSSAEDIQCLHARNHLTTNENSNNQVKLRKRKEITEDRDRSRLDSMVLLIMKLDQLDQDIENALSAGSSPSSTPTYKRRHIPDVESGSESGVDVASVNHTQTNLSSNIHAPDLASPSSVASSGAKPKAGAMPVISEKEKAEIEAKEACDWLRAAGFPQYAQLYEDLLFPIDIALVKREHDFLDRDAIEALCRRLNTLNKCAVMKLEISPHRKRSEDSDEDEPCAISGKWTFQRDSKRWSRLEEFDVFPPKPDLNIPSPEAPHLTNAASRESVLTDLSERQEVASILSISSTSSHQPTLQSEASTTRTNSVVSVCSSSNFVANDDSFSSLPSPRELNSFSFNTKANEKNAKSKTKSLLKRMESLKIKSSHHGKSKAPSKLGLIISGPILQEGMDEDKLKQLNCVEISTLNGNHINFPMVRKRSVSNSTQTSSSSSQSETSSAVSTPSPVTRTRSLSAYNKRVGMYLEGFDPFNQSTFSDVMEQNFKNRGSFAEDTVFFIPEDHKPGTFPKALSNGNFSPTESNTSVNWRTGSFHGHGHLTLQRENSGDSSKGMGKRRNSSSSMSSRLSIYDNVPGSILYSSTSDLADLENEDIFPELDDILYHVKGMQRIVNQWSEKFSDEGDSDSALDSISPCPSSPKQIHLDVDNDRRTPSDLDSTGNSLNETEEPTGIQDRRDSGVGASLTRSSRHKLRWHSFQSSHRPSLSSASLQINCQSVAQMNLLQKYSLLKLTALLEKYTPSNKHGFSWAVPKFMKRIKVPDYKDRNVFGVPLQVNVQRTGQPLPQSIQQAMRYLRNHCLDQVGLFRKSGVKSRIQALRQMNENSTDSVNYEGQSAYDVADMLKQFFRDLPEPLMTNKLSETFLQIYQYVPKDQRLQAIKAAIMLLPDENREVLQILLYFLSDVTAAVKENQMTPTNLAVCLAPSLFHLNTLKRENSSPRVMQRKPSLGKPDQKDLNENLAATQGLAHMIAECKKLFQIPEEMSRGRNSYTEQDLRPLSLEELRGSSSNTEPSDYHCYLQDCVDDLLKEMKEKFKGWVSCSTSEQAELAYKKVCEGPPLRLWKTTIEISATPEDVLNRLLKEQHLWDEDLIESKVIEPLDSQTDIYQYVQNSMAPHPARDFVVLRTWRTNFPKGACVLLATSVDHDRAPVAGVRVNVLLSRYLIEPCGSGKSKLTYMCRIDLRGHMPDWYTKSFGHLCASEVVKIRDSFSQQNPESKEVKSR
- the DLC1 gene encoding rho GTPase-activating protein 7 isoform X2, encoding MHHPVKAPLRRSFSDHIRDSTARALDVIWKNTRDRRLAEIEAKEACDWLRAAGFPQYAQLYEDLLFPIDIALVKREHDFLDRDAIEALCRRLNTLNKCAVMKLEISPHRKRSEDSDEDEPCAISGKWTFQRDSKRWSRLEEFDVFPPKPDLNIPSPEAPHLTNAASRESVLTDLSERQEVASILSISSTSSHQPTLQSEASTTRTNSVVSVCSSSNFVANDDSFSSLPSPRELNSFSFNTKANEKNAKSKTKSLLKRMESLKIKSSHHGKSKAPSKLGLIISGPILQEGMDEDKLKQLNCVEISTLNGNHINFPMVRKRSVSNSTQTSSSSSQSETSSAVSTPSPVTRTRSLSAYNKRVGMYLEGFDPFNQSTFSDVMEQNFKNRGSFAEDTVFFIPEDHKPGTFPKALSNGNFSPTESNTSVNWRTGSFHGHGHLTLQRENSGDSSKGMGKRRNSSSSMSSRLSIYDNVPGSILYSSTSDLADLENEDIFPELDDILYHVKGMQRIVNQWSEKFSDEGDSDSALDSISPCPSSPKQIHLDVDNDRRTPSDLDSTGNSLNETEEPTGIQDRRDSGVGASLTRSSRHKLRWHSFQSSHRPSLSSASLQINCQSVAQMNLLQKYSLLKLTALLEKYTPSNKHGFSWAVPKFMKRIKVPDYKDRNVFGVPLQVNVQRTGQPLPQSIQQAMRYLRNHCLDQVGLFRKSGVKSRIQALRQMNENSTDSVNYEGQSAYDVADMLKQFFRDLPEPLMTNKLSETFLQIYQYVPKDQRLQAIKAAIMLLPDENREVLQILLYFLSDVTAAVKENQMTPTNLAVCLAPSLFHLNTLKRENSSPRVMQRKPSLGKPDQKDLNENLAATQGLAHMIAECKKLFQIPEEMSRGRNSYTEQDLRPLSLEELRGSSSNTEPSDYHCYLQDCVDDLLKEMKEKFKGWVSCSTSEQAELAYKKVCEGPPLRLWKTTIEISATPEDVLNRLLKEQHLWDEDLIESKVIEPLDSQTDIYQYVQNSMAPHPARDFVVLRTWRTNFPKGACVLLATSVDHDRAPVAGVRVNVLLSRYLIEPCGSGKSKLTYMCRIDLRGHMPDWYTKSFGHLCASEVVKIRDSFSQQNPESKEVKSR